The region GGTCTGAATTAACATTTGCAGCACTGACTGCCTCAGGAATTACCGAAGAATTAGATCAATTGTGGGGAAAATGTTTAGTGTACTTTCATCatataaaacagacaaagaatatggtttaaaaaaaatttaagtaatcacctcacaccaatcagaatggccatcattaaaaagtctacaaataataaatcctggagagggtgtggagaaaaggaaaccctcctacactgtttggggcagccactgtggaaaacagtatggaggttccttaaaaaactaaaaatagggttaccatatgatccagcaagtctactcctgggcatatatccagagaaaaccctaattcaaaaatgTACATGGACTCCAATGTtgatagcagtgctatttacaatagctaaggcatggcagcaacataaatgtccattgacaggtgaatggataaagaagatgtggtatgtatatacaatggaatattactcagccataaagaaggatgAAACAATGCCactagcagcaacatggatggtactatatataaaatagctaaataataaggacctactgtatagcatagagaaaTACACTgggtttttttgtatattttttctattgaggtatagtcagtttacaatgttgtgtcaatttctggtgtgcagcacaatgcttcagtcatacatgaacatacatatattcattttcatattctttttcaccataagctacaagatattgactataattccttgtgctatacagtataaacttattgttgatctattttatatatattagtatctgcaattTCTTGTAAAAACgtataatggaaaaagaataggtgcatatatgtataactgaatcactttgctgtacacctgaaactaacacaacattgtaaatcgactatacttcaataaaaataaaaactttaaaaagtcagGTAACTTTTAGCATCATGCCTTAATTTATTATATAGGTGCTTCTATCTACACTCTGACTTTTGCTCTccaatttttgtttttggagaagcACTGATCACTGTATCCATAAAGAAACCATACCTGCCTATGGCACATGGGGAGGGTCCTGAgccagaaatgatttttttctagataCAACAGAGGTTTTCCTGCACCCtatatttacctttctctgttttctctattACACAGGCAATTGCCTGACACTCTGGTTCACAGAATATCCTGTCATCTAGTCTGCAGGATCAGTAGTAATGGAGCTCAGACTTCGCTTTGGCTtccatatttctaaattttagtttaaagTTTAGTCAGGTCTTTGAATAGCCcttcatttataaatatgcatgagAATGTCATGCAAATATGATACACCTATACCCACATGCTGAGTAAGTACATATAGTATTTGCTAATTTTGCTATATATTTAGCATCTAAGTTATCAACCAGATTCTACTACTGggtaacactgaaaaaaaaaaaaaaaagctaggttGGGGAATTCAGGTAGTACATTTTGCACATCAAATAAAGCACATTCCAGTTCTGTGACGTGAACGGACATTTATGGAGTTCTGAAGGGAATTTTTCAGCTTTCCCCAAATCTACATACTCCTAGAAAGTTAACAGTTTAAAAGGCCAGTGTAATAATGCATTGTAACATCTCACATCAGTAAGTCTTATATTTTGTAGAAGTGttatttcctcctctctcttccttcacaGAATCTTGCTGCTTGCTGTGGCAATCCTATCACTCTACTCCGTTCATCTTTTATTAAAGACCGCCAAGGAAGGAGGTATGCTACTGTATAGACCCAAGAAATTACGTTTTGATTCTCAATAAAAGGTTTATTTCAGTCTATAACTCTATAACTATAGGATGAGTTTAGTCAATttcccatttcattttcttctgaccCCAATGGCATGGTCTCTCCGTATTTTCAGTTAACTGGGCAAGTGAGAGAAGTTAAAGTCAGCCCGCTCAGGTTCAAGCCATACAGAGAAAAGGACTTTTGATGGATGACAGAAGTAACAGTTCTGGCTTCTTGTTTGGGGAACATTGACCATATTTTGCATTGGCTTTTGAGATTGTGTATCTGGGGTTTATAATTTCCCATGGTGTTTATTTACATGTGTGAGGAGGCTCCAGGGTAGAATTATATTATAAAGATATTTAAGTCATTAACCCAATCTTTCtaacaaagttcttttaatctttgATTATAGGATCTTTAATTTATGAAAAACTAGGTGAAAAGGCATTTGGATGGCCTGGGAAAATTGgagcttttatttccattacaatGCAGAATATTGGAGGTAAGGGGAGATAGCTTTCAACAGACCAGTTACACTTTCTGAAGGGTgttcaagaaataagaaaactcgATGGCAATGAACAAgcacttaaaatacaaaaaaaaaaaaaaatagctgctttttagttcttaaatttaaaaagtaaggttTCTTAAATAGATTTTCTGTCCCTCTTTACTTAAAAAGAGCAATATCTAAGAAATGCAATACTATATGAAACTCTGCCAAATGAGTTCTGgaattaaaatgtagaataaaacCTTTCTTGATTTCAAATGTCtttaattattactttaaaaaattaaagcattagCACTTACATCTGTCCTTGCCTAAACAGTAGATGTTTCACAGTTATGACTGAGtctatttcacatttttcatgataaaaaatgtCCATTTCCCTTGAGACACAGCCTGCATAGAGTCTGCTCATTGGAGAGAGTCCCTAAAAGTCGTGCTAAGGCAAAACTCTGGCCAGACATCAGAAGCACTGTAAACCATAGATTTCTCGGTTCTCCAGATTCTTATAATTAATTCCTACTGAATGATCCTTTCCAGAGAGAAGCCTAGaagtacatatttttaatagTGTTCCAGGTGATATGTTTGCCCACCAGCTTCACTGGTCCTGTCATGTTTTTGACTCTCAAAAGGCATCTTGACCCAAATTTCAGACATCCTACAGGCTGCCGGGCTGTATCCTCTCTCATGACCCAGACTGTATCATCCCATAGTGGCACTGACTTCCTTACCTCCTGCCCACTTCCCAGATGTGTTATTCTACACTTCTGTTCTTTCATCTCTCGATGAACAATACCAGCAGCATCCAGTTTCTTAAGCTGGAAATCTGGATGTCAGCCTGaactcttccctctctccctgaccCTGACCATCCAATCAAGTACCAGCTCGAATCATTCTTTCTCTAACTTGTCTCTTgagtctctcctctccttctgttctCACCAGCATGGCTCAGGTGGTTGCTGTTTCTGCTCAGACGGTTGCAGTAGCCatctaactggtctccctgtctTGAGTTTCCCCCTCTTCCATCTCTAATTCACCCTCCAAAATAACTTTCTCAAATTCATATCTACTCTTGCTTCTCCCACGCATAAAATTCGTCAGCACGCCCTGattattttcaagataaaatttaaGCTCTTTAGTCTGACAGATAAGGGTCTTCGTCATCTTTCCTTTGCCTGCCTTTCCGATATCTTTTCTACCAGCTTCCATCTCTCTCCCTGGCTATTCCCCATGTGTCCTGTATCTCACCATAACAAGCTACATTCAGTTCCCCTACTTTCACAGTCCTCCATCCCTGCCCCGTAACACACATTCTCCAGCTCTCCCTCTATGCTCCCATGTTCCATCGTTTCTTTAGGCTACTGGGTACCACATCCTCTGGGCTCCCGTGGCCTTGTTTgtatgttactatttttttttaaagatattttaaaacccTCGGGTCAAGAATAGACTTTTGGAGCCTGATGTACCCAAAATTGAGTTTGTTTCTGTCACTatttgtgaccttaggcaaatcactTTACACATCTAAGTGCAATTTTTCCATCTATGCAAAGGAAAGTAATATTTCATCCTCACAAGGTCATGGTTATAAGGGTTCATGCTTCCTCTCTGTGCCTAGTTCTTGGATTCCATATCCATGTCTCTGGAGCTCTCCCAATGGTTTTTAAATGGGCGTTTTTACAATTAtaagacaaatttattttaattgtggaaaaataaaGCATTACATAAACATAAAttgcaaataaatgtttaagtGAGTCATCCTTAGAAATAACCACTCCAGATTTTCCTCTGTGTCAAATTTAACAAATATCTTGTTACTGCTAAAATTGAATCATCTTGTAATACTGATTTGCAGCttgctttttttatttaacaatatgCCTTGACTGTATTTGCATATTACTCTTTTTAATGACTTTTGAGTTTTCCATTGCACGAATGCACCATAATTGGTTTACTGACTCCCGTGATGAAcagttttgggttgttttttacaattgtaaacaatgctgcaataaataaGCTTGCACGGAGATCTTGCAAGGAAGTCATTcgttttaattaataaaatcattGAAATTATCTAGGGTTTCTGGAATGCAGCAATTCCTTTAATCCCCTTTATCCAACTAGACCTGCTCCTGACGATGGATAGTTGGTAAGCAGATAAACAAGATCCAGCCATATCTTAATGATTTGTATTTGtgtctttcatatttttatatagtcaGAGTGCAATTCTGGGTTGATTTTGGCAGTAACACCAGaattgtttcattcattttactgGCATTGGGCCATAAGCATATAAGCCCCTCATTCCCCACCAGATCGACTGCTTTACATTTGTTTCAGATTTTCAGCCTTatcaagatttaaaatataaagcatttCATAGGGTCCCCTCATGGGTCATCTAACATACTTGCTTGGACAACTGAACTGACTGGACATACAGGTATTTAGCCCTGAGCCCAGCAGGCTGAGAGAAAACAGCATTGTCTGTTATTCCAAATGTAGCTGCTATTATGCTTCTAAATAATGGAATAAACCATAATATGGTCTCTCAATCaagccccccccacacacacacacacaaatagcgTGGCTTTAAGGGAGTGAGATGAAATTTCATACACCATCCCTGAAAATGCGCCCCCTTGGGTTACTCTTTACCATTAGTGGTGATTGTGGCCTAAAAGAAATTATTGTATTTCTGTATTTGGCAACTCTACATTTAGaacatttaattttctcaatCCCTTGAAAAACGAACATTTACCACGGATGTTTCAACATTAGCAGAATAATGTTGACATTACCCAGGCCTGTCTGGATCATTCTGAATTTTCAAAGACCAAACACATTAACAGTGGTGACATCACTGAAAGTCAGCAATTAACAGCTCTAAAATTGAATGGTACCTCACTGAACCCGTTACCCAAAGATACCTCCTCTGTTTACGCTCTGTAAGATTTAGCGAAGGTCTTTGTAAAGATTAACTAAATGATGTTTACAGAAGATACATCACagatattgtaaaaaaaaaaaaaaatcatttcatttcacAATAGAGAAGAGACACTGGCCTGAAATCAGAGACCTTATATTTTGGACGTGGTCTGTCGTCttcaagctgtgtgatcttggccgTGTCATGTAAGCTCTCAAAATCTTTATATCCTCAGCTGTGGAATGAGGATGGTAAGGTGCGACCTGCTGTTTCGTGTGGCTTTTCAGCTGATCACGTGCAGGGCTAAACAATGTGAGGAACTGTGATCGCCACTATTACTTTTATTTGAAGTTAAGGatgtatttttaaactgttaataGTTCAAGTTGCAACTTAGCTATCTACTTTAAATGTCTGTTCGCAAAAACTCACCGGAGGGGTGTGACACACATTTAAACCTTGCAATGTAAAATCTGTCAGTTTTATCTTTAATTGAGTCTTTTGACCATGTGTCAAATAACAAGTTAATATTATACTTCATTGAGTGGATGGACTTGTGAAAAGGATGTTGCATAAATCCCTACTTTACTGTAGGCAAAATTGTATgttatgcatatgtatacatgtacGTTTTCCTGGGAGAAGGTTTACAGATTTTATAAATCAGATTTTGAGAAGAGTACATGATCATGTAAaggatatggaaaaaaaattcattgataaAGGTTGGAGAAGCTATTACCtcgtgtattttaaaaatttttaatttttgccatcatttggggaggggtggtgattaggttatttttatttcttttaatggaggggctggggattgaacccagaaccttgtgcttGCTTAacacacaccctaccactgagctatatcctccccatcaccttgtttttttatttgtttgtttgtttttgtttttaaatcaatcCAGTAGGATGCAGTTTATAGAGAATCAATGGTCTGAGACTTTCCGTGCCACTCAGGGGGATTACAGGGGACTAGACTGGTGTCCACCCCGGGAGGGCCAGAGTGACATCTACTCTCCCCAACTCAGCCTGtgatccctccctctctcttctggcCCCCGCCTTTTGTGGCTGGACCCCTGCCCGGGTTATCGATACTAAAACAGGCGCACTCAGTAAGGCTGTGATGACTTACTACCACTGAGGGAAAAGCTTCACGATTATGGCTTCTCTGAAAACCTCAGAGCTGGATTTAACACAGAATCAGCATTGATACTGTAAACAAAGCTCCGTAGGCAAGAGCCAAAGGGCTGAATGTCTGTTTATGAGAAGCACTTTTGGAAGCAGGACAGAATACACAGCAGACGGCTTTTCCTTCCGTGCGCGGGGTTACGGAGAAGGATGAGTGTCCCAAACGCCTGAACTTCTCACAACTTGCCTGTGACCTCTGTGCTGTGCACACCACTAAGCTGTCACATTTTCCATTTTAGCCATGTCAAGCTACCTCTTTATCATTAAATACGAACTACCTGAATTAATCAGAGCGTTCATGGGACTTGAAGAAAATACTGGGTATGTCTTCTGTTCTCTCTGTAACATCAAGTGACTCGTTCGACTTGGTCTTTTCTGATCCTAATATTCTTGTCTCTCTTTTCTAGAGAATGGTACCTCAATGGCAACTACCTCATCATTTTTGTGTCGGTTGGAATCATTCTTCcactttctcttcttaaaaactTAGGTAAAGTCATTTCcagtgtttattttcatttcctgttCTAATAGGGAAGCTGACTGGAGATGCCATACTCACCTTGCAGAATCTCTCTGCTAACTCCTAGGTTACCTTGGTTATACCAGTGGATTTTCTCTCACCTGCATGGTGTTTTTTGTCAGTGTGGTAAGTGATTTTTGACACGATCCTTGGAGCTTGGTGGGCCTGTGATGGTTGTGGTGCCTGATTTGGCGTCCTCCGTTTTGTTCAGCATGAAATAGTTCTTGCATCACAAGCAATTCTCTTGTATGCTAATTTGGAATGAGAAAGGAACAGTGATGAGCTTAAAAGTAGTTGAGTTAGAATGTCAAGGCCATTGTCAATAGTATGTTCTAGGCACACTGGATGTGCATTTGGACAAAAGGAACACTCCTAGCAGGAATGTGACAACGACCCAGGATTTAGAAAGGGGGAGGAAGACGAAGTGAGGGGTCTCAGAGGATAAATGAGTAGGCTATATGTAGAATGAGCCATTTTCACATGAACCAGCCATTTTCTCTTACTCATTCTACCCAGGAAGGGAGGGTGACCTTAAAGAAAGtggaattaaagaaagaaatccttCTTGTCACCCCAATCCCACTCCCCTCCAAAAGGGGGAATTTCTTCTAATATCATGAAGGCCAGCATTTATACAGCACTTCCCCAAAGAAGCAAAGAACAAGGGGGTAATGTCTGATGACCCGTATTTCCATTAATTTGCAGAAATGAAATATGTGAAATGGAGCAAGAAAGTGACCCTCTTTCTCATGGAAGAGTTTGCATGAAGGTTGGGACAGGTTCATGCAAAATAGTCTTGTTGACTCTCAGGGATGGGGGTGTCAACCATAGTTCCAACTCTTTGCTTAGAACAGAGGTAGAGGGCGTCTCCCTTGTCCATTCATCTAAAATGAATCCGCAGCAGAGCTCCCTCACCTCTACCCCCTCAGCCACACAGATGgagttttgtttcattgttttcctCGAAAGGCTGACTTGTCATTGTTGTGAATGACTGGGTCTAGGTGATTTACAAGAAATTCCAAATaccctgccctctgcctgtcCTGGATCACAACGCTGGAAATCTGACATTCAACAACAGCCTTCCGATGCACGTGGTAACGTTACCCAACAACTCTGAGAGTCGCGGTGTGAACTTCATGATGGATTACACCCACCGGAATCCTGCCGGGCTGGACGAGAACCAGGCCAAGGGCTCTGTGCATGGCAGTGGAGTAGAGTATGAAGCTCACGGTGATAAGTGTCAGCCCAGATACTTTGTATTCAACTCCCGGGTGAGTGGGAGGCCGAGGCCTCTAAGAGCCCAGCAACGTGGCCTCTGAGTTTTTATCTCATAAGCTGGGAGGGTCTGGGGTTGCCATCTGTGTTGGGATGTTAAACATGCGATGTTGTCTTTGTCTTTCAGACGGCCTATGCAATTCCCATCCTAGCATTTGCCTTTGTGTGTCACCCTGAGGTCCTTCCCATCTACAGTGAACTTAAAGAGTAAGGCGGCCATCATTTTAGCATTCTCATTTGCTTTGAAAATGTGCTTGTATGTTCAAAGGTGTTCTATGCAGAAGCAGAGTTTACAGCTTTCTCCTCACAGAAAGTTTTTGCTACAATCACTCATCAGTAATGAGCTTGAACCACAAAAGTGTGAATCTACCCCCTGACTCCACTACCTTCCCTGCTTCCTTTTCTCCTATTCCTCCACCCTAATGATCTAGGGAGGGGTTTaggacagggcagggaggagccagTGTCCGTAAGGATTTGGGCAGCGTGGGGAATTTGATTTTGGATATTGGTGGGAAAAAGTGATGGCACCTCAACTGGAAATGACCCACACCCATGAAGAGCAAAAATTATGATTAGGGTGGCCTTGGTAGGTCACTGCTCTCACTTGTTGTCAGTCCCTCACCCTTGCCTAGAAGACATTCCATCGCAAGGATGGGCCACTATCTGGCCTTCATTGTCTGATCTGTATAATGGAGACACTGGCTAGACGATCTTGTTTCTTCCAGCTGATAGTCTATGATTCCTTAATTCTTTTTTGCCATTGACAGCTACTTGGAGATGAGTGGGTCTGAGCCCTCCACAGCAGCTTCCTCCTTTACCCTTAGGAGAGGGTATCAGATGATAATTCTCATCTTCTTTACCTAGACATCAATGACCTCAGTCTTCGTTCTCACTAAGTAGCAGTAACTTGCCCCATATCTTCTGATTTAGCTCTTTAAAACCTTTTGGAACATTTTCAATGATTTTTGATGTCTTTAATTGGAAAAATCGCATGGAGCAGTTACtctacacttgatcttagccaagaGATGAAGAAGTGATAGCAGTTTTTCTAGAGGCCTGATGACAGACTTTAAGCAGCTAGGGGCCTCTGGAATGGTTTCCAGAAGCTGTCCAGATGACAGCAGCAGGCTTTTGGGGTGCCTGAACTCCTGGAAATAGTGCTTTGCTGATTCTAGTGGGGTTTTGTCCTCAAACCTATCTCACAATGAAATGTGGAGGCATTCTACATTAGGAGCCAGTTTGATATTTGTGTTAATTGCGTTCTTAAATACTCAAGAGACAAGCATACTTATCACCACAAAATTAACTGATCCTCTTCTAGGGAGATAGTCATTTCTAAGACTGAAGGAGTAGTGTttaaggaaaatggaaacagatCTTCCATTGTTCCCTAAGGCAAATTTAAATAAGCTATGTTTCTGcactagaaatatatatatatacatatatatatatgtatgtataatatataatgagCTACAGAGACATacattcttttattaattttaaatttaattgtaaattttaattgtaaaaagtgatttttttaaaattttagttgtaAAAAGTGATATtttcctaagttaaaaaaaaataaaacccaaagctcagtgttcttttccttttcagtcgGTCCCGGAGGAAGATGCAAACAGTGTCAAATGTTTCTATCACAGGGATGCTCATCATGTACCTGCTTGCTGCCCTCTTTGGGTACCTAACCTTTTACGGTAGGTCACTCTACCAAAGTCATTCTCTTTATGAAAGTCCTAGTTGGaatacttgttttatttatttatttttgggggggggataaaggtaattaggtttatttatacacacacacacacacacacacatatatatatatatatattttttttttttaaatggaagtactggggattgaacccaggaccttgtgcatgccaagcatgtgctctaccacttagctatacccaCTCCTCCTGGGGTAGGTATACTTCTTTTAATAACTCTCTACATGGAGCATGATCTATGGATACACATCTCAATTCACATGCTATTTTAGCCTTGTCATTTGACCTAAGAATATGGAACCTGAATCAGGCTGACAGGTTACAATCATTTGTGAATTCACACGTATTTTATAAAAAACATCCctcaattttaattcttttccttaAGGGACAGATGACATTTCTTCGGCTTGACTTCCCAGGCTATCCAAAGCTAGACGTGATGAGAGTGAACTGAATCGCAATGTTATAAAGCTCTTTCGGCAGAATAACTAACTAGCAAA is a window of Camelus bactrianus isolate YW-2024 breed Bactrian camel chromosome 12, ASM4877302v1, whole genome shotgun sequence DNA encoding:
- the SLC38A4 gene encoding sodium-coupled neutral amino acid transporter 4, with protein sequence MDPLELSNVNIEPDEESTSGESVQGSYTGTGNLEKAAMSSQFANEDAESQKFLTNGFLGPKKLTDYDDEHHPGTTSFGMSSFNLSNAIMGSGILGLSYAMANTGIILFIILLLAVAILSLYSVHLLLKTAKEGGSLIYEKLGEKAFGWPGKIGAFISITMQNIGAMSSYLFIIKYELPELIRAFMGLEENTGEWYLNGNYLIIFVSVGIILPLSLLKNLGYLGYTSGFSLTCMVFFVSVVIYKKFQIPCPLPVLDHNAGNLTFNNSLPMHVVTLPNNSESRGVNFMMDYTHRNPAGLDENQAKGSVHGSGVEYEAHGDKCQPRYFVFNSRTAYAIPILAFAFVCHPEVLPIYSELKDRSRRKMQTVSNVSITGMLIMYLLAALFGYLTFYGEVEDELLHGYSKVYTFDTPLLMVRLAVLVAVTLTVPIVLFPIRSSVITLLFPKRPFSWIRHFLIAAILIALNNVLVILVPTIKYIFGFIGASSATMLIFILPAVFYLKLVKKESLRSPQKVGALIFLVVGIIFMIGSMALIILDWVYNPPNSKHH